The following proteins are encoded in a genomic region of Dialister hominis:
- a CDS encoding ABC transporter ATP-binding protein, translating to MNNTKNSKLNSYKRLLSYLWPYWKLLLVSVVFMIVVSLSNLVVPWIIKDVIDKVLESKDLRMLYIIIVAIMGTFFIRALTTFGHRYLMGYIGQAVIMDLRNALYHHLQKLSIAYYDRRRTGDIMSNLTNDISALQTAIVDNFIQMVQEGAIFIGSFASMIYLQWKLTILCLVIVPLVSLTIKFFGKKLHTSGRSVQERLADVTSMLQETIQGVRIVRSFNRGDFEEGRFREINKSSFKATVRAIRQQSQMTPLVEFLSAIAVCAIIWYGGVSVIDGVMTTGELIAFLIYAINLANPTRRLAESFGNIQKSLAAADRVFAILDEKPEVQDRPGAKPLVVTEGRVEARHVQFAYEKDNPVLTDLNFVAEPGQTIAVVGPSGAGKTTIANLLPRFYDVTGGAILIDGVDIRDVTVGSLRDNIGLVPQDTLLFNTTIKDNVLYGRLDASDEDVWAAVRAANAEKFIKGLPRGIETKVGDRGLVLSGGQRQRIAIARAILKDPKILILDEATSALDTESEKIVQDALDKLMVGRTSFVIAHRLSTIKNADQILVLHEGVIAEKGTHDELMAKGGLYYELYTMSAKVAEAEQIEKEAESEGEE from the coding sequence ATGAATAATACCAAAAACAGCAAACTGAACAGCTACAAGAGGCTTCTGTCCTATCTCTGGCCTTACTGGAAGCTGCTTCTCGTATCCGTGGTCTTCATGATCGTGGTATCTCTGTCGAACCTTGTGGTCCCGTGGATCATCAAGGATGTCATCGATAAGGTGCTCGAAAGCAAGGACCTCCGGATGCTTTACATCATCATCGTCGCCATCATGGGTACATTCTTCATCCGCGCCCTGACGACATTCGGCCACCGATACCTCATGGGGTATATAGGGCAGGCCGTCATCATGGACCTCAGAAACGCTCTGTACCATCACCTGCAGAAGCTGTCGATCGCTTACTACGACCGCAGAAGAACGGGCGATATCATGAGTAATCTGACGAACGATATTTCCGCTCTCCAGACAGCCATCGTCGATAACTTCATCCAGATGGTGCAGGAAGGGGCAATCTTCATCGGGTCCTTTGCTTCCATGATCTACCTCCAGTGGAAACTGACGATTCTCTGTCTTGTCATCGTTCCGCTCGTATCCCTCACCATCAAGTTCTTCGGCAAGAAGCTCCACACGAGCGGCCGTTCCGTACAGGAAAGACTGGCTGACGTGACGAGCATGCTGCAGGAAACGATCCAGGGCGTGCGTATCGTAAGAAGCTTTAACCGCGGCGACTTTGAAGAAGGCCGTTTCCGCGAAATCAACAAGAGCAGCTTCAAGGCGACTGTCCGTGCTATCCGCCAGCAGAGCCAGATGACACCGCTCGTTGAATTCCTCTCTGCGATTGCAGTCTGCGCCATCATCTGGTACGGCGGCGTATCCGTCATCGACGGCGTTATGACCACCGGCGAACTGATTGCATTCCTGATTTATGCCATCAACCTGGCCAACCCGACAAGAAGACTGGCAGAAAGCTTCGGCAACATCCAGAAATCTCTGGCAGCTGCTGACCGCGTCTTTGCCATCCTTGACGAAAAGCCGGAAGTGCAGGACCGCCCTGGCGCAAAGCCGCTCGTCGTGACCGAAGGCCGCGTCGAAGCACGCCATGTGCAGTTTGCTTATGAGAAGGACAATCCTGTTCTGACGGACCTTAATTTCGTCGCTGAACCAGGACAGACAATCGCTGTCGTAGGCCCCTCGGGCGCCGGTAAGACGACGATTGCAAACCTTCTTCCCCGTTTCTACGACGTAACAGGCGGCGCCATCCTGATCGACGGCGTCGATATCCGAGATGTCACCGTCGGTTCCCTTCGCGACAATATCGGCCTTGTGCCGCAGGATACGCTTCTTTTCAATACGACGATCAAGGACAACGTCCTCTACGGACGCCTCGATGCATCGGATGAAGACGTATGGGCTGCAGTCAGAGCCGCTAATGCCGAGAAATTCATCAAGGGACTGCCGCGCGGCATCGAAACGAAAGTCGGCGACAGAGGCCTTGTCCTCTCCGGCGGCCAGCGCCAGCGTATCGCCATTGCGCGCGCCATCCTGAAAGACCCGAAGATCCTCATCCTCGATGAAGCGACATCCGCTCTCGATACAGAAAGCGAGAAGATCGTGCAGGATGCGCTCGATAAACTGATGGTCGGAAGAACATCCTTCGTTATCGCGCACAGGCTCTCCACCATCAAGAATGCGGACCAGATCCTGGTTCTCCATGAAGGCGTCATCGCCGAAAAGGGCACGCATGATGAACTGATGGCCAAGGGCGGGCTGTATTATGAACTGTATACCATGTCTGCGAAAGTGGCGGAAGCCGAGCAGATTGAAAAAGAAGCTGAAAGCGAAGGAGAAGAATAA
- a CDS encoding 3-deoxy-D-manno-octulosonic acid transferase: MYWFYNICLVAYWILQIPILIYRLVFEEGFYDRLKQSAGIMPTPTLQRIAYHNAIWVHAASVGEVVAASPIVRELKKKYPDEMVVVSVVTATGHRMARRIIPEADGHIFFPFDLPVITERIVNIVDPKAIILIETELWPNFLRLAWRKKIPVMMMNGRISGRSMGKYALIKRFTTRMLFQIQRFCMQSAIDRERIISMGAIPERVTITGNTKYDQTYATVSEEERAALRKEFRFDGKGPIIVAGSTHGGEEEIVVKLFGKILKKYPDARLLLAVREITRAPSVRFIIKHQGYTVLRRSKMGTDEDDGTSPQIVILDTIGELGRLYSLADVVFVGGSFVKVGGHNILEPAAHGKPVVVGPNMFNFQEIFELLSSRGVCLMAHNEAEFEKIMFDLLDHPETIKKMGEAALEVVSENQGATDRNIKAFAELIESSGVKLGGRHES, encoded by the coding sequence TTGTACTGGTTTTACAACATATGCCTTGTGGCTTACTGGATTCTGCAGATTCCGATCCTGATTTACCGCCTCGTCTTTGAAGAGGGGTTCTATGACCGCCTGAAGCAGAGTGCCGGCATCATGCCGACCCCGACCCTCCAGCGGATCGCGTACCATAACGCCATCTGGGTGCATGCCGCATCCGTCGGCGAAGTGGTCGCAGCCAGCCCGATCGTCCGGGAACTGAAGAAGAAATATCCCGATGAGATGGTCGTCGTCTCCGTCGTCACGGCAACAGGCCACCGCATGGCCCGCAGGATCATTCCCGAGGCGGACGGGCATATCTTCTTCCCCTTTGACCTTCCGGTCATTACTGAACGCATCGTCAATATCGTCGATCCCAAGGCCATCATCCTCATCGAGACTGAACTCTGGCCGAATTTCCTTCGCCTGGCGTGGAGAAAGAAGATCCCGGTCATGATGATGAACGGACGCATCAGCGGACGCTCGATGGGAAAATATGCACTGATCAAACGCTTCACGACAAGGATGCTTTTCCAGATCCAGCGTTTCTGCATGCAGTCTGCCATCGACAGGGAGCGCATCATTTCCATGGGTGCCATCCCTGAACGTGTGACGATTACAGGAAATACGAAGTATGACCAGACGTATGCGACGGTCTCCGAAGAAGAAAGAGCAGCGCTCCGCAAGGAATTCCGCTTCGACGGAAAGGGACCGATCATCGTTGCCGGCAGCACGCATGGCGGCGAGGAAGAAATCGTCGTCAAGCTCTTTGGGAAGATTTTGAAGAAGTATCCGGATGCAAGGCTTCTCCTTGCTGTCCGTGAAATCACAAGGGCGCCTTCCGTCCGTTTCATAATCAAGCATCAGGGCTACACGGTCCTTCGCCGTTCCAAGATGGGGACGGATGAGGACGACGGCACAAGCCCGCAGATCGTGATCCTCGATACGATCGGGGAACTCGGACGTCTCTACAGCCTGGCTGACGTCGTTTTCGTCGGCGGAAGCTTCGTCAAGGTCGGCGGCCACAATATCCTTGAACCGGCAGCGCACGGCAAGCCCGTCGTCGTCGGACCGAACATGTTCAATTTCCAGGAAATCTTCGAACTTCTCTCCAGCCGCGGTGTGTGCCTGATGGCGCATAATGAGGCTGAATTTGAGAAGATCATGTTTGATCTCCTTGATCATCCTGAAACAATCAAAAAAATGGGCGAGGCGGCTCTTGAAGTCGTCAGCGAAAACCAGGGAGCGACGGACAGGAATATCAAAGCCTTCGCTGAACTGATTGAATCATCCGGCGTTAAGCTGGGAGGACGGCATGAGTCTTGA
- the lpxK gene encoding tetraacyldisaccharide 4'-kinase: MSLEAYVTNLMKERNPRGFDAAFAGFLSLLEKLYLKGVRKRRARETANAVEAGIPVISVGNVTAGGAGKTPCILMIAELLLKEGKKPAIISRGYKSGLEKKGGVVSDGKSILVSQKEAGDEPYMMALRLPTVPVLVGKDRKVSAKKAVALGADVLLLDDGFQYWGLDRDRDIVLIDCMNPFGYFHALPRGLLREPLTALGRASLFLLTKSDKASDEEKLKIKRVLRHYGRTTPILETAHSPSKIVPYETWRKRIHEGELPAVSGKKAFLVSGIGNPASFAETASEAGLVRTGDMSFPDHHAYTDEDVRKAIKEAERTGADLIAVTEKDAVKLMNLERVRNSKMPFYVLEIEMTIKGHQEEILEEQWEELL; the protein is encoded by the coding sequence ATGAGTCTTGAGGCCTATGTAACGAATCTCATGAAAGAAAGAAATCCGAGGGGATTTGATGCGGCATTTGCCGGCTTTCTTTCACTTCTTGAAAAGCTGTACTTAAAGGGCGTCAGGAAAAGACGCGCCAGGGAAACGGCCAATGCGGTCGAGGCGGGGATTCCCGTCATCAGCGTCGGCAATGTTACGGCCGGCGGCGCGGGGAAGACGCCCTGCATCCTGATGATTGCCGAGCTCCTTCTTAAAGAGGGAAAGAAGCCTGCTATCATCAGCCGCGGCTACAAGAGCGGACTTGAGAAAAAGGGCGGCGTCGTATCTGACGGAAAGTCCATTCTCGTCAGCCAGAAGGAAGCAGGGGATGAGCCGTACATGATGGCGCTCCGCCTTCCAACGGTCCCCGTCCTTGTCGGAAAAGACAGGAAGGTGTCTGCGAAAAAGGCGGTAGCCCTTGGCGCGGATGTCCTTCTCCTTGACGACGGTTTCCAGTACTGGGGCCTTGACCGCGACCGCGACATCGTCCTCATCGACTGCATGAATCCATTCGGCTACTTCCATGCGCTTCCAAGAGGGCTCCTCCGGGAACCTTTGACAGCGCTGGGAAGGGCATCGCTTTTCCTTCTGACGAAGAGTGACAAGGCAAGCGATGAAGAAAAACTGAAAATCAAAAGGGTGCTCCGCCATTACGGAAGGACCACTCCCATCCTTGAGACGGCGCACAGCCCGTCCAAAATCGTGCCTTATGAAACGTGGAGAAAGCGCATCCATGAAGGAGAGCTCCCTGCCGTTTCCGGAAAGAAAGCATTCCTTGTTTCCGGCATAGGAAACCCGGCCTCCTTTGCAGAGACTGCCTCCGAAGCCGGCCTTGTAAGAACGGGTGACATGTCATTTCCCGATCACCACGCCTACACGGATGAAGATGTAAGAAAAGCCATCAAAGAGGCAGAAAGAACCGGCGCAGATCTCATTGCTGTCACGGAAAAAGACGCCGTGAAGCTCATGAACCTTGAAAGAGTCAGGAATTCGAAAATGCCTTTCTATGTGCTTGAAATAGAAATGACCATCAAAGGCCATCAAGAAGAAATATTGGAAGAACAGTGGGAGGAACTACTATGA
- the kdsB gene encoding 3-deoxy-manno-octulosonate cytidylyltransferase, protein MKIACIIPSRYASTRLPGKPLRMIARETLVHRVYERAVLAKLPDIVIVATDNEKIESEVKSFGGRVMMTSPDHPTGTDRLAEVAASLPDYDIVVNVQGDEPFINPDVIDSLAKMLAERDDLDMTTVAAPLKEDEYDDPSAVKVVVNQKGEALYFSRSLIPYPRNEFSVPPLKHVGIYAYRRDFLLAYAGMKQTPLEKTESLEQLRALEMGYKIGVIRIDSEDIGIDTEEDLKKANRLFERSHQ, encoded by the coding sequence ATGAAAATCGCATGCATTATTCCGTCCCGGTACGCCTCTACCCGTCTTCCGGGCAAGCCGCTCCGCATGATTGCCAGAGAGACGCTCGTGCACCGTGTGTATGAAAGAGCCGTCCTGGCAAAACTGCCGGACATCGTTATCGTTGCGACGGATAATGAAAAAATAGAAAGTGAAGTGAAGAGCTTCGGCGGACGCGTCATGATGACATCTCCGGATCATCCGACCGGAACCGACCGTCTGGCAGAAGTCGCTGCTTCGCTTCCTGATTACGATATCGTCGTCAATGTGCAGGGAGATGAACCCTTCATCAATCCTGATGTCATTGACAGCCTTGCCAAGATGCTCGCTGAAAGAGATGACCTTGACATGACGACGGTTGCTGCTCCTCTCAAAGAAGATGAGTATGACGATCCTTCCGCCGTGAAGGTCGTCGTGAACCAGAAAGGGGAAGCACTCTATTTCTCACGCTCCCTCATCCCGTATCCGAGAAATGAATTTTCCGTGCCGCCTTTGAAGCATGTCGGGATTTATGCGTACCGGAGGGATTTCCTTCTTGCCTATGCAGGCATGAAGCAGACGCCTCTGGAAAAGACAGAATCCTTAGAACAGCTCCGCGCGCTGGAAATGGGTTATAAAATCGGAGTCATCCGCATCGATTCCGAAGACATCGGCATTGATACAGAAGAAGACTTAAAGAAAGCAAACCGCTTATTCGAAAGGAGCCACCAATGA
- the kdsA gene encoding 3-deoxy-8-phosphooctulonate synthase, which produces MKTIQVGNLTIDGSKLFLIAGPCVIEGYDRTLMIGREIKKICERLGVQYIFKASYDKANRSSFNSFRGPGLDKGLEILASIKKELQVPVLSDVHDVTQLEKASKVLDMIQIPAFLCRQTDLVYGAAKTGVPVNVKKGQFMAPEDMKNVIEKMEEAGNPNLAVTERGASFGYHNLVVDMRSFPIMRSFGYPVIFDATHSVQLPGGMGGSTGGQREFIPYLARAAAASGVDGFFMEVHDNPPEGLSDSSNMLYLSSLEGLLKDLIAINDIVKHDKGEKLVPER; this is translated from the coding sequence ATGAAAACCATTCAAGTAGGAAATCTGACCATTGACGGAAGCAAGCTTTTCCTGATCGCAGGTCCCTGCGTCATTGAAGGATATGACCGCACACTGATGATCGGCCGTGAAATCAAGAAAATCTGCGAACGCCTCGGCGTCCAGTACATTTTCAAAGCCTCTTATGACAAGGCAAACCGTTCCTCCTTCAATTCCTTCCGCGGACCGGGTCTCGATAAGGGACTTGAAATCCTCGCATCCATCAAGAAGGAACTGCAGGTGCCGGTTCTCTCCGACGTCCATGACGTCACCCAGCTTGAAAAAGCATCCAAGGTCCTGGACATGATCCAAATCCCGGCATTCCTCTGCCGCCAGACCGACCTTGTTTACGGCGCAGCCAAGACAGGCGTACCGGTCAATGTGAAGAAGGGCCAGTTCATGGCTCCGGAAGACATGAAGAATGTCATTGAAAAAATGGAAGAAGCAGGCAACCCGAACCTGGCTGTCACCGAACGCGGTGCATCCTTCGGCTACCACAACCTTGTCGTTGATATGCGCTCCTTCCCGATCATGAGAAGCTTTGGCTATCCGGTCATTTTCGATGCCACCCACAGCGTACAGCTCCCTGGCGGCATGGGCGGATCCACCGGCGGCCAGCGCGAATTCATTCCGTACCTGGCAAGAGCCGCTGCCGCATCCGGCGTAGACGGCTTCTTCATGGAAGTCCATGACAATCCGCCGGAAGGTCTCTCCGATTCCTCCAACATGCTTTACCTGTCCTCCCTTGAAGGCCTCCTGAAGGACCTCATTGCGATCAATGACATCGTAAAACATGACAAAGGAGAGAAACTCGTTCCGGAAAGATAA
- a CDS encoding KpsF/GutQ family sugar-phosphate isomerase, producing MSVIETASRVLRDEAAAVESLVNKLDGQFEKAVRMIDKSKGRVVLTGMGKSGHIARKVAATMASTGTPAFFLHPAEGIHGDLGMVTSEDVVIAYSNSGETMEILNILPSLKRIGPKLIAVVGKTNSTLAKNADAVLDAGVEKEADSLGLAPTSSTTAALALGDALAVCLMENRHFTADKFAIFHPGGSLGKKLLMTVEMVMHKGEDNPVVQEKASVKDALFVMTSKGLGAVSVINAEGSLIGLMTDGDVRRGLERGTDFLTVHLSDVMTQEPIVITSGRLAAEALHIMENHKPHPITVLPVVDENGRATGMVHITDLMKQGVV from the coding sequence ATGTCAGTAATAGAGACGGCGTCGCGGGTCCTTCGGGATGAAGCGGCGGCAGTAGAATCTTTAGTCAATAAATTGGACGGTCAGTTTGAAAAGGCAGTCCGTATGATCGACAAGTCCAAGGGGCGCGTGGTTTTGACAGGCATGGGGAAATCGGGCCATATCGCCCGCAAGGTAGCTGCCACGATGGCAAGCACCGGCACGCCTGCCTTCTTCCTGCATCCGGCAGAAGGCATCCACGGGGATCTTGGCATGGTCACATCAGAAGATGTCGTCATTGCCTATTCAAACAGCGGGGAAACGATGGAGATTTTGAATATTCTCCCGTCCCTGAAAAGAATCGGGCCAAAACTCATTGCCGTCGTCGGCAAGACGAATTCCACGCTTGCCAAGAATGCAGATGCTGTCCTTGACGCAGGCGTTGAAAAGGAAGCAGACTCTCTGGGCCTTGCTCCGACAAGCTCGACGACTGCTGCTCTCGCCCTTGGCGATGCGCTGGCTGTATGTTTGATGGAAAACCGCCATTTCACGGCAGACAAGTTTGCCATTTTCCATCCGGGCGGCTCTCTTGGGAAAAAGCTTCTCATGACAGTCGAGATGGTCATGCACAAGGGAGAGGACAATCCTGTCGTGCAGGAAAAGGCATCTGTCAAAGATGCGCTCTTCGTCATGACGTCCAAGGGCCTTGGCGCCGTTTCCGTCATCAATGCGGAAGGTTCCCTGATCGGCCTTATGACCGACGGCGATGTCAGACGTGGCCTTGAGAGAGGCACGGATTTCCTGACAGTCCATCTTTCCGATGTCATGACACAGGAACCGATCGTCATCACATCCGGACGCCTGGCTGCTGAAGCACTCCATATCATGGAAAACCACAAGCCCCATCCGATCACCGTTCTTCCTGTCGTTGACGAGAACGGACGCGCGACCGGCATGGTGCATATCACCGACCTTATGAAACAGGGGGTCGTCTGA
- a CDS encoding KdsC family phosphatase: protein MKNADKIKLFAFDVDGTLTNGMLVLGPDGEAYKFFNVKDGLVLSLAHRMGYKTGFITGRSSKIVGARARELHADFVLTGVENKIEALEGLLKEYGLSWEEAAYMGDDLNDLPLLEKVGVSGCPENACDENRDAADFISHFKGGEGAAREFVEHILKAQGRWDEAVDPFRHD, encoded by the coding sequence ATGAAAAATGCGGATAAAATAAAACTGTTTGCTTTCGACGTCGACGGCACGCTGACAAACGGGATGCTGGTCCTTGGGCCTGACGGGGAAGCTTACAAATTCTTCAACGTCAAGGACGGACTGGTCCTGAGTCTTGCCCACAGGATGGGCTACAAGACAGGCTTCATCACCGGAAGGTCCTCGAAGATCGTGGGCGCCCGCGCAAGGGAGCTCCATGCTGACTTCGTTTTGACCGGCGTTGAAAACAAGATCGAAGCACTGGAAGGCTTGCTGAAAGAATACGGACTTTCCTGGGAAGAAGCCGCTTACATGGGAGACGATCTGAATGATCTGCCTCTCCTTGAAAAGGTCGGCGTTTCGGGATGTCCTGAAAATGCCTGTGACGAAAACAGGGATGCTGCGGATTTCATTTCCCACTTTAAAGGCGGGGAAGGCGCAGCCCGCGAATTCGTCGAACATATTTTGAAAGCCCAGGGACGCTGGGATGAAGCGGTCGATCCCTTCAGACATGACTGA
- a CDS encoding lysophospholipid acyltransferase family protein — protein sequence MSFDVRYRILKGISNMLCRMSYDRILSIGRFLGPCIMNRIAKQRNRGLEQIMTGLKVSRPEAEKLLQKVYENIGMSAMEMMYMPRLCKEKAHIDDFVKIDHPEYLEEAYAEKKGIVGLTAHMGNWEWLGAGLALHGYDTSAIGKKQADDALMRIINDYRTMAGQHIYLTGTGGYEMIAAARSMKKNHILGFLSDKDGNKVGVPVLFMNKVFSFPQGPAVFARKFKAPIIPLFIVRNENGKGHTICVGKKFYYEDTGDEEGDLLRNSQKMATMMEDFIKAHPADWLWFQHLFWTRPGKIKMYMDLSEEEKKRFASGIYDNWNETKGGKE from the coding sequence ATGTCATTCGATGTAAGATACAGGATTCTGAAAGGCATCAGCAATATGCTCTGCCGCATGTCATATGACCGAATCCTGTCTATAGGGCGCTTTCTGGGCCCCTGCATTATGAACCGCATAGCCAAACAAAGAAACCGGGGTCTGGAGCAGATCATGACCGGCCTTAAGGTCTCGCGCCCTGAAGCCGAAAAGCTGCTGCAGAAGGTTTATGAAAATATCGGTATGTCCGCCATGGAAATGATGTATATGCCGCGGCTCTGCAAAGAAAAAGCGCATATTGATGATTTCGTGAAGATCGATCATCCCGAGTACCTGGAAGAAGCATACGCTGAGAAAAAGGGAATCGTCGGCCTTACCGCACATATGGGAAACTGGGAATGGCTTGGCGCAGGCCTTGCCCTTCACGGCTATGACACGTCGGCCATCGGCAAGAAGCAGGCTGATGATGCGCTGATGAGAATTATCAACGATTACCGCACCATGGCGGGTCAGCATATTTACCTGACCGGCACGGGCGGCTACGAAATGATTGCCGCTGCGCGCTCGATGAAGAAGAACCATATCCTTGGCTTCCTTTCCGATAAGGACGGGAACAAGGTCGGCGTACCGGTTCTTTTCATGAACAAGGTCTTTTCCTTCCCACAGGGACCGGCCGTCTTTGCCAGAAAGTTCAAGGCGCCGATCATCCCGCTTTTCATCGTAAGAAATGAAAACGGGAAGGGCCACACGATCTGTGTGGGAAAGAAATTCTATTACGAAGACACGGGAGATGAAGAAGGGGATCTTCTCAGGAACTCCCAGAAAATGGCCACGATGATGGAAGATTTCATCAAAGCCCATCCGGCAGACTGGCTCTGGTTCCAGCATCTCTTCTGGACAAGACCGGGAAAGATCAAGATGTACATGGATCTGAGCGAAGAGGAAAAGAAGCGTTTTGCATCCGGCATCTATGATAACTGGAACGAGACCAAAGGAGGCAAGGAATGA
- the lptC gene encoding LPS export ABC transporter periplasmic protein LptC, with translation MKKHAKLYITIAVILLLAVGIYALFRGDTKRMNAAAGSGNPAMEFDNIDLKEDKDGKPVWRFKAKHVTMSQDKNIIEMTGVDGSFMKDDNEIDLTADTGKIDRKAQTVYVEGNVKGKSKDGLVLYAKNLTYDGKTQILSTDQFFTAEKDNRVLTGDSFTGDRVLQQLTAKGHAKLADKEDAK, from the coding sequence ATGAAGAAACACGCCAAGCTTTATATCACGATAGCGGTCATCCTGCTCCTTGCTGTGGGCATCTACGCTCTCTTCCGCGGCGACACGAAACGCATGAATGCTGCCGCCGGTTCCGGAAATCCGGCCATGGAATTCGATAATATCGATCTGAAGGAAGACAAGGACGGCAAGCCTGTATGGCGCTTCAAGGCCAAGCATGTCACGATGAGCCAGGATAAGAACATCATCGAGATGACAGGCGTCGACGGGTCTTTTATGAAAGATGACAACGAAATCGATCTGACAGCTGATACGGGCAAAATCGACCGCAAGGCGCAGACCGTTTACGTAGAAGGAAACGTCAAGGGAAAATCCAAGGACGGACTCGTCCTTTATGCAAAGAACCTGACGTATGATGGCAAGACACAGATCCTTTCCACGGATCAATTCTTCACAGCGGAAAAAGACAACCGCGTACTGACAGGTGACAGCTTCACGGGAGACCGGGTGCTGCAGCAGTTAACCGCCAAAGGACATGCGAAGCTCGCAGACAAGGAGGACGCAAAGTGA
- a CDS encoding LptA/OstA family protein: MKVKTFYAALAVLAIALGSVTTAMADDITADVLTYDGKAKVVTAKGNVVIHANEGATITAADGEYHFEDRSAFLEGGVHYAKNQETLTADKLFLYNDKTARGIGSVYYHDDAENRTLKGDDVMYNSDTGFAKIEGNGYLESPDGSLAAPHIEGNLKQIKVVATGGVNLSSTLHNATGYGDQAVYTRTGRNGTDGRLVLQGNAWAVQNGNRFDGPELILMDKDKVVETKGRSTIVITNTGGSDNTAGSGSGQESAPTGPVTANTPIAGRPEYAGSSIETK, translated from the coding sequence GTGAAAGTGAAAACTTTTTATGCAGCGCTGGCAGTACTGGCCATCGCACTAGGATCTGTCACGACCGCCATGGCCGATGACATCACAGCCGACGTCTTGACATATGACGGCAAGGCCAAGGTCGTCACCGCCAAAGGGAACGTGGTCATCCACGCTAACGAAGGCGCAACAATCACAGCCGCAGACGGCGAATACCATTTCGAAGACAGGAGTGCTTTCCTGGAAGGCGGCGTTCATTATGCCAAGAATCAGGAAACATTGACGGCTGACAAGCTCTTCCTTTATAATGACAAGACCGCAAGAGGCATCGGAAGCGTTTATTATCATGACGACGCTGAAAACAGGACCCTCAAGGGCGACGATGTCATGTACAATTCCGATACAGGCTTTGCCAAGATCGAAGGAAACGGCTACCTCGAATCTCCGGATGGAAGCCTTGCCGCTCCTCATATCGAAGGCAACCTGAAGCAGATTAAAGTCGTTGCCACCGGCGGCGTCAACCTTTCAAGCACACTCCATAATGCAACAGGCTACGGCGATCAGGCTGTCTACACCAGAACCGGCAGGAACGGCACTGACGGACGCCTTGTCCTCCAGGGCAATGCATGGGCCGTGCAGAATGGAAACCGCTTCGACGGACCTGAACTCATCCTCATGGATAAAGACAAAGTCGTAGAAACGAAGGGCAGAAGCACCATCGTCATCACAAATACAGGGGGCAGCGATAATACGGCAGGCTCCGGAAGCGGACAGGAGAGCGCTCCAACCGGTCCGGTCACCGCCAATACGCCAATCGCAGGCCGCCCTGAATATGCAGGTTCATCCATAGAAACAAAGTAG
- the lptB gene encoding LPS export ABC transporter ATP-binding protein: protein MKIETHNLIKRYGEKTVVNDVNVEVEQGTIVGLLGPNGAGKTTTFYMIVGIIQPDEGDVTVGDISLVGLPIYKRHQFGIGYLPQEQSVFTKMTVWENLMSLLETRKDLTPEERTAKAESLLDEFNIGRVRDTKGGALSGGERRRVEIARSLTMDPAFILLDEPFAGVDPLAVEDIQSVVLHLKTKGIGILITDHNVRETLRIVDNAYILSEGRILLHGTDAEIAVDPVAKKNYLGENFTL, encoded by the coding sequence ATGAAGATAGAAACACATAATCTGATCAAACGCTACGGCGAAAAAACTGTCGTGAATGATGTCAATGTGGAAGTCGAGCAGGGGACGATCGTAGGGCTCTTGGGGCCTAACGGAGCCGGCAAGACGACCACATTCTACATGATCGTCGGCATCATCCAGCCGGATGAAGGGGACGTGACAGTCGGGGACATCTCACTTGTGGGCCTTCCGATTTACAAGCGCCACCAGTTCGGCATCGGCTACCTGCCGCAGGAACAGTCTGTTTTCACGAAGATGACTGTATGGGAAAACCTGATGTCTCTTCTGGAAACAAGAAAAGATCTGACGCCGGAAGAAAGAACCGCCAAGGCGGAGTCTCTTCTGGATGAATTCAATATCGGCCGTGTCCGCGATACAAAGGGCGGAGCACTTTCAGGCGGTGAAAGACGCCGCGTGGAAATCGCGCGCTCTCTGACGATGGATCCTGCCTTCATCCTTCTCGATGAACCGTTTGCAGGCGTTGATCCGCTCGCTGTCGAAGATATCCAGAGCGTCGTCCTTCACCTGAAGACGAAGGGAATCGGCATCCTCATCACGGACCACAACGTCCGCGAAACGCTGCGCATCGTCGACAATGCTTACATCCTGTCGGAAGGACGCATTCTGTTGCACGGAACGGATGCTGAAATTGCCGTGGATCCGGTAGCAAAGAAGAACTATTTGGGAGAGAATTTCACTTTATGA